From Clostridiisalibacter paucivorans DSM 22131, the proteins below share one genomic window:
- a CDS encoding DUF2292 domain-containing protein, whose amino-acid sequence MAMPQTKLYLNAKERNLIELIRKTGYGELKIVVQNNIPIRVEEVKKSIKL is encoded by the coding sequence ATGGCTATGCCACAAACAAAGCTTTATTTAAATGCTAAAGAAAGAAATCTCATTGAACTTATTAGAAAAACAGGATATGGAGAGTTAAAGATAGTAGTACAGAATAATATCCCTATAAGGGTAGAAGAAGTTAAAAAATCAATTAAATTGTAA